In one window of Amblyomma americanum isolate KBUSLIRL-KWMA chromosome 9, ASM5285725v1, whole genome shotgun sequence DNA:
- the LOC144104688 gene encoding uncharacterized protein LOC144104688, which produces MESRRDESERSGASKRQDLPTDDAAASKPGPDAAENTGTASLVVREEAKKSELSTDQRSQSQPPRAEESRSRQAPKAHESQQQPQKHGQQGSTKLPHQQESPQRPTQPKQRGASSPVGEFSLYPSPAAILVVFLFTVGGVALSIVAFKSFPRPQYRCLKSACHGVLEYMDAIVDKRVNPCHNFYRHVCGRWLSNATAPAPSSFMADVLRNYTARRHQMMMARLSGSQPADMVSRYYGTCVAYLGVPRTVRDIVNKVLEVSGTTIKSWLNMTSEQAFFKLLQLSFLFRLHALFRLTAGIIESKVYLGIDRANSFKQRLPSAGRHTHGKSYLTTALKAIGDEDINDTIIAPCLALDDTIGFNETLRQVLRSPLTPTSEADCAEFPPTKWIEGTNSQNMKLPAEEVNVLARNFKATCNNLKLVLMHKMPSVKTFYIVALLAVDFLKLDFTRTATSKQLEAESVQRICHHDTVNTFKRLWLPALSEVLSISPTTVEAISGYFSTTQHVIDEEGAAYPKWMNVKDRITALDKARHMSIVTLNIGNVSKEEVDHSRFNPSFGMNNNDWVYNKANVLRRTHIPDDVDEDSTIPEDEEYTQNVEVQLLANSTTNTVVVPHMFAVHPVFFDDISAGSYANVAMLGFHIARKVMALLIGLRESSPWSNDSASYYATARSCYANSSRAFHGVLSDAKFDEAVAAALALRVVFRVGPLVAEGATKSDAPFFSKELFFRRACLSLCAGGRPHADFNSVDQDTASAACTLAVSTMAEFHKTFGCSSSDQMAVPGRCKF; this is translated from the exons ATGGAGAGCCGACGAGACGAGTCGGAGCGAAGCGGAGCaa GTAAGCGCCAGGACTTGCCGACGGACGACGCTGCGGCTTCCAAGCCGGGTCCGGATGCTGCCGAAAACACTGGCACAG CCTCCCTTGTCGTTCGGGAAGAAGCGAAGAAGTCCGAGTTGAGCACCGACCAGAGGAGTCAGTCGCAGCCGCCGCGTGCGGAGGAGTCCCGCTCACGACAGGCGCCGAAAGCGCACGAatcacagcagcagccgcagaagcACGGACAACAGGGAAGCACAAAGCTGCCACACCAGCAGGAGAGCCCACAGCGACCGACTCAGCCAAAGCAGAGGGGGGCTTCGAGTCCCGTCG GGGAGTTCTCCCTGTATCCGAGCCCCGCGGCAATCCTGGTGGTCTTTCTCTTCACCGTGGGCGGCGTGGCTCTCAGCATCGTCGCCTTCAAGTCGTTCCCCCGGCCCCAGTATCGCTGCCTCAAGTCGGCGTGCCATGGG GTGCTGGAGTACATGGATGCCATCGTGGACAAGCGCGTGAACCCGTGCCACAACTTCTACCGCCACGTCTGCGGCCGTTGGCTTTCGAATGCAACGGCGCCGGCCCCCTCGTCCTTTATGGCGGACGTGTTGCGCAACTATACCGCCAGGCGGCACCAGATGATGATGGCGCGGCTGTCAGGTTCGCAGCCTGCCGACATGGTGTCCCGCTATTACGGCACCTGCGTCGCCTACCTGGGCGTCCCGAGGACCGTCCGTGACATCGTCAACAAGGTGCTGGAG GTATCCGGCACAACCATAAAATCCTGGCTCAACATGACATCGGAGCAGGCTTTTTTCAAGCTGCTTCAGCTCTCCTTTCTCTTTCGGCTCCACGCACTGTTCAGACTAACCGCCGGAATTATAGAGAGCAAGGTTTACTTGGGAATAGACAGAGCAAACTCCTTCAAACAGCGACTTCCGAGCGCTGGCAGACACACCCACGGTAAGAGTTACCTCACCACTGCGCTTAAAGCCATTGGAGACGAGGACATTAACGACACCATCATCGCACCGTGCTTGGCCCTCGATGATACTATAGGGTTTAACGAAACGCTTCGGCAGGTGTTGCGCTCTCCTTTGACACCAACGTCGGAAGCAGACTGCGCCGAATTTCCGCCTACCAAGTGGATTGAAGGGACAAACTCACAGAATATGAAGCTGCCCGCTGAGGAGGTAAATGTCTTGGCTAGAAACTTTAAAGCCACATGCAATAACCTCAAGTTGGTCCTTATGCACAAGATGCCATCAGTGAAGACCTTCTACATTGTGGCACTGCTGGCCGTCGATTTTCTTAAGCTCGACTTTACTCGGACCGCCACATCGAAGCAGCTCGAGGCAGAATCGGTCCAGAGGATCTGCCATCACGACACCGTGAACACATTCAAACGCCTCTGGCTTCCGGCCCTGTCAGAGGTGCTGTCCATCTCGCCGACCACTGTTGAGGCGATCAGCGGCTACTTCTCGACCACGCAGCATGTGATCGACGAAGAAGGGGCCGCATACCCGAAGTGGATGAACGTCAAAGACCGGATCACCGCACTGGACAAAGCAAGACACATGAGCATAGTCACGTTGAACATCGGTAACGTGTCCAAGGAAGAGGTGGATCACAGCCGGTTCAATCCGAGCTTTGGCATGAACAACAATGATTGGGTCTACAATAAGGCGAACGTGTTGAGGAGAACTCATATCCCCGATGACGTCGACGAGGACTCCACCATACCTGAGGACGAGGAATACACGCAGAACGTAGAGGTGCAGCTGCTGGCGAACTCGACGACAAACACCGTAGTCGTTCCGCACATGTTCGCTGTTCATCCGGTCTTCTTCGACGACATCTCGGCCGGAAGCTACGCCAACGTAGCCATGCTAGGGTTCCACATCGCCCGGAAGGTGATGGCGCTGTTGATCGGGTTACGAGAATCCTCCCCGTGGTCGAACGACTCGGCCAGCTACTACGCAACTGCACGGAGCTGCTACGCCAACAGCTCTCGGGCCTTCCACGGGGTGCTAAGCGACGCGAAGTTCGACGAGGCAGTTGCAGCAGCATTGGCGTTGAGAGTTGTCTTCCGCGTAGGACCGCTGGTCGCCGAGGGTGCAACCAAGAGTGATGCGCCATTTTTTTCAAAGGAGCTCTTCTTCAGACGTGCGTGTCTTTCGCTCTGCGCTGGCGGAAGGCCGCACGCGGACTTCAACTCTGTCGACCAGGACACTGCTTCGGCTGCTTGTACACTTGCCGTGTCCACCATGGCGGAGTTTCACAAGACGTTCGGCTGCAGTAGTTCGGACCAAATGGCGGTACCAGGGCGGTGCAAATTTTAG